TTCAATATACAAGTTCTGTTAGCCATGAAATTCATAGTGGTTCAGTATTCTGGGCATATGCTCGTCCATATCGGTTTAAATTAAAATCAAAATGTAAAAATTAAAATCACACATGGTATATAATTAAAGTGAGCGGAGAGAATTTTGGGGGGCTTCTTATGGCAATTATCAGTTCACTAGCCAATCACTTATTGATTGCCATGCCTTCTTTAAAAGATCCAAATTTTGAAAGGTCCGTAGTCTATTTATGCGAACATAACGAGCAGGGGTCAGTAGGTTTAATGATTAACAGACCTTTACAGTTTCCATTATCTATTGTTTTTGAGCAATTGCAAATCGAACCTATTCGAGTAGAAAAAAATGGATTGCCTTTATTGTTTGGCGGACCTGTTCAACCAGAAAGAGGATTTGTTATTCATAAGCAAATGGGCGGATGGCGCTCCAGCTTGTTTTTGCAAGATGAGGTGACGGTTACCACCTCAAATGATATTATTCGTGCCATAGCTTATGACGAAGGGCCTAAAGATGTATTAATTACTTTAGGTTATGCCGCCTGGACAGAGCAGCAACTGGAAAGAGAAATTATGAGTAACACGTGGTTGGTTTGCCCTTATAAATCTGAAATTCTTTATGAAGTGCCCTTTGAAGACCGCTGGGAATATGCTGGATTAACACTGGGTGTCAAAATGAATCAACTTTCTTCTGATGCTGGCCATGCCTAAAGGTGTGTATTTAGGTTTTGATTTCGGTTATAAACGCATAG
Above is a genomic segment from Legionella pneumophila subsp. pascullei containing:
- a CDS encoding YqgE/AlgH family protein → MAIISSLANHLLIAMPSLKDPNFERSVVYLCEHNEQGSVGLMINRPLQFPLSIVFEQLQIEPIRVEKNGLPLLFGGPVQPERGFVIHKQMGGWRSSLFLQDEVTVTTSNDIIRAIAYDEGPKDVLITLGYAAWTEQQLEREIMSNTWLVCPYKSEILYEVPFEDRWEYAGLTLGVKMNQLSSDAGHA